A single genomic interval of Bradyrhizobium japonicum USDA 6 harbors:
- a CDS encoding HlyD family secretion protein gives MADQVLKFQPEQKSDSGKPTKKAGTDPRRRLVAGLRRYRRFLLLVVLPLAVAGAGITFYLHGGRYVGTDDAYVGAQKVLVTPDISGKIQKVVVREGQLVKQGDELFEIDPVPFRLAVDEARAQLMQAQSTYDNLRANIKIYGDMLNLAQQGVDLKQRDVERKQALVKNSYGSQLDLDNAANALVTSGSIAQYVKQQISTAKTQLLGDADLPLEKFPPYAQAKSKLDNAERNLDHAVVRASMSGVATQVEQIQLGRYVTAGTPVFSIIDVAHPWVDANPKESDLTYVTEGQPVTLEVDAFPNHVFKGKIGSLSPGTGAQFAILPPQNATGNFVKVVQRVPIRIYFDETDKYVRKLKAGMSVYATIDTGHKRSLAGLFGLSATANQDKD, from the coding sequence ATGGCTGATCAGGTCCTCAAGTTCCAGCCCGAGCAGAAGAGCGACAGCGGCAAGCCCACCAAGAAAGCCGGCACCGATCCGCGCCGCCGCCTGGTGGCGGGCCTGCGCCGCTATCGCCGCTTCCTGCTCCTGGTCGTGCTGCCGCTCGCCGTCGCCGGCGCCGGCATCACCTTCTATCTGCACGGCGGCCGCTATGTCGGCACCGACGATGCCTATGTCGGCGCGCAGAAGGTCCTGGTCACACCCGACATCTCCGGCAAGATCCAGAAGGTCGTCGTCAGGGAAGGCCAGCTCGTCAAGCAAGGCGACGAGCTGTTCGAGATCGATCCCGTGCCGTTCCGCCTCGCGGTGGACGAGGCCAGGGCGCAGCTGATGCAGGCGCAGTCGACCTATGACAACCTCCGCGCCAACATCAAGATCTACGGCGACATGCTCAACCTCGCGCAACAGGGCGTCGACCTGAAGCAGCGCGACGTCGAGCGCAAGCAGGCTCTGGTGAAGAACAGCTACGGCTCGCAGCTCGACCTCGACAACGCGGCGAACGCGCTGGTTACGTCGGGTTCGATCGCGCAATACGTCAAGCAGCAGATCTCGACGGCCAAGACGCAGCTGCTCGGCGACGCCGACCTGCCGCTGGAGAAATTCCCGCCTTACGCGCAGGCCAAGTCCAAGCTCGACAATGCCGAACGCAATCTCGACCACGCAGTGGTGCGGGCATCGATGAGCGGCGTTGCGACGCAGGTCGAGCAGATTCAGCTCGGCCGCTACGTCACCGCCGGCACGCCGGTGTTCTCCATCATCGACGTCGCCCACCCCTGGGTCGACGCCAATCCGAAGGAGAGCGACCTCACCTACGTCACCGAGGGACAGCCTGTGACGCTCGAGGTCGACGCGTTCCCGAACCACGTCTTCAAGGGCAAGATCGGTTCGCTTTCGCCGGGCACCGGCGCGCAATTCGCGATCCTGCCGCCGCAGAACGCCACCGGCAATTTCGTCAAGGTGGTGCAGCGCGTGCCGATCCGGATCTATTTCGACGAGACCGACAAATACGTGCGGAAGCTGAAGGCCGGCATGAGCGTCTACGCCACCATCGACACCGGCCACAAGCGCTCGCTTGCCGGCCTGTTCGGATTGTCGGCGACGGCGAACCAGGACAAGGACTGA
- a CDS encoding MarR family winged helix-turn-helix transcriptional regulator — protein MTRGSVDQNFLFTLGELYRLLRVYADKEASRFGITRAQWAVLAKVERSEGMKQSELAELLEMQPITLTRLIDKLCDSDWIERRSDASDRRVKRLYLKKAGRALLGKMSGLKSELTANALDGISPADAHRLLTQLESIKENVRNAIQTSGAEQARKEQRYG, from the coding sequence ACCCGCGGGTCCGTCGACCAGAACTTCCTGTTCACGCTCGGTGAACTCTACCGCCTCTTGCGGGTCTATGCCGACAAGGAGGCATCGCGCTTCGGCATCACCCGCGCTCAATGGGCGGTCCTGGCCAAGGTCGAGCGCAGCGAGGGCATGAAGCAGTCGGAACTCGCCGAGTTGCTGGAGATGCAGCCGATCACGCTGACGCGCCTGATCGACAAGCTCTGCGACAGCGACTGGATCGAGCGCCGCAGCGACGCCTCGGACCGCCGCGTCAAGCGTCTCTATCTCAAGAAGGCCGGCCGCGCGCTGCTCGGCAAGATGAGCGGCCTGAAATCGGAACTCACGGCGAACGCACTCGACGGCATCAGCCCGGCGGACGCCCACCGTCTCCTCACCCAACTCGAATCCATCAAAGAAAACGTGCGTAACGCGATCCAGACATCCGGCGCGGAACAAGCGCGTAAGGAGCAGCGCTATGGCTGA